TGTTGTTCAAGTACCCGCTTCATACGTAAACGATAGAGCTGTTTGTCTGCCTGGGCACGACCGGCACGCACCGCCGGCCCTTTGCGTGTATTCAGCACACGGAACTGTATTCCGGTGGCATCAATATTTTTTGCCATCTCGCCACCCAGCGCATCGATCTCACGCACCAGGTGCCCTTTGGCCAATCCCCCGATTGAAGGATTGCACGACATCACCGCCATGCCATCGAGGCTCATATTCAACAGCAAGGTCAGGCACCCCATTCTTGCGGCAGCCAGTGCGGCCTCGCAGCCGGCATGACCGGCACCCACCACAATCACATCGTATCTGGTTTCATAGCTATGCATCATGGCCACCATGTTCCACGTGAAACATCATTACTTGCCAATACAAAACGAAGAGAAAATCAGATCAAGCAGGTCGTCGGTCGTGGTCTCGCCGGTAATCTCACCAAGGGCGGCAAGGGCGGTCCTGAGATCCAGAGCTAACAACTCCGGCGGCAAGCCAAGCGACTGGTTGTCGGCAAAATCCTGGAGAGACCGCTGGGCACGAACAAGAACATCACGATGACGAACGTTTGAGATCACAGCAGCAGCATCGGATGAAAAGGCCGAAGACTGTACGAAGTGGTCGTAAATCTGAGCGGCAAGCCGGTCAATACCGGCCCTGCTCTTTGCAGAAACGCTGCAGACTCCGAGAGGCGCGGCCAGACCTGACAGATCGAGCAACTGGGGAAGGTCTGACTTGGTCACCACCAGCAGATACGGAAGCGCGGCAAGCGATGTAGCCAGCTCCAACAATTCATCACTCAACGGGGCAGTGCCATCGACCAGTAAAAGCAGCAGATCAGCCTCAGACGCCTTGTCAAGCGCCCTGCGGACCCCCTCCTGCTCGACACAGTCGGCGTGATGGGCACGAATACCGGCAGCATCAATAACCTTAACCGGCAACCCCTGCAGGGAAACCGTCTCTTCAATCAAATCGCGGGTGGTACCGGGCAGTGCTGAGACAATCGCCCGGTCAGTCCCTGACAGGGCGTTCAAGAGACTGGATTTGCCGGCATTCGGAAGCCCCAACAGGAGGACCGAAACACCGTCACGCAGCACCTTTCCGCTTGCAAAGGTAGCAAGCAGTCGGCTGATTCCGGCAGAAACCGTTGCAATTCCGGTCTCAATGGCCTCGAAGACAGCAGGATCAACCTCGTCCTCAGGAAAGTCTATATGAGCCTCCACCAAGGCTAAAGACTCAACTAGCGGTGCCTTCAAGGCAGCTAATGCACGGGACAGATGACCTTCACGTTGCGACTGGGCCAGGCTTAAAGAACGTTCTGTACGGCTGGCGATCAGGTCCATGACCGATTCTGCCTGGGCAAGATCGATACGGCCGTTCAGGAAGGCCCGTCGGGTAAATTCACCCGGTTCAGCCAACCTGGCACCAGCAGAAATACAGGCCTGGAGCACGGCACGAACCAGATAATAACCACCGTGACAGTGCAGCTCGAGCACATCCTCGCGGGTGTAGGAGCGGGGAGCCCGCATCAGAACTGCCATGCCTTCATCTATCAGACCGTCATCAAGCGGATTAACCAGGCGACCATAGAAAAGGCGGTGGCTCTCAAAGCCACCGCCGTTCTTCGTGCCTGATCCTTTAAAAAGCTTCCGGCCAATCTGCTCTGCGTCAGGTCCACTGACCCGTACTATGCCCACTCCACCAGAACCAAGCGGAGTCGCTATGGCAGCAATGGTATCACGAATATACATGGCGCACCGGATCAGTCTTTAACAAGCTTGTTGATATATGCCTGCTGACCAATGGTCAGAATATTGTTAATCAACCAGTACAGAACCAGGCCGGAGGGGAAACTGAGAAACATGAAAGTAAAGATAACCGGCAGACCCAGCATGATTTTCTGCTGCATTTCATCCATGTTGGAAGGAGTCATTTTCTGCTGAATAAACATGGTGACACCCATAATGACCGGAGTCACATAAAAGGGGTCCTTGTCAGACAGGTCGGTAATCCAGAACATGAACGGGGCATGCCGCAGTTCAATCGAATACATCAGCGCCTTGTAAAGGGCAAAAAACACCGGGATCTGAACAATCATGGGGAGGCAGCCACCCAGAGGGTTAACCTTGTGGTCGCGGTACAACTCCATGACAGCGCGGTTCATGGCATCTTTGTCATTTTTGTATTTCTCTTTCAAAGCAGCCATCTTAGGCTGCAATTTACCCATTTCTTTCATCGACTTGTAGCTCTTATGGGTAAGTGGAAAGAAAAATATCTTCAGGATGACGGTGATAATAATGATCGCAATACCGTAGTTGCCTACATAGCGATAGAAGAATTTAAGCGAATAGAGCATCGGTTTGGCAATGGCAGAGAACCAGCCCAGATCAAGTGACTGCTCCAGAGAGCTGCCTTGAGCCTTGAGGATGTCGATCTCTTTGGGGCCGATAAACAGTTTATGTGCAACGGTCACAGCCTGGCCAGGAGCAACAGAAAAAGCCGGAGTACTGATATCAGACTCAAGGTAACCGGCGGCACTCTTCTTCAACTCAACTGACGCTATACTGTTATTTACGGAGAGCAAGGCACTTAAAAAGTATTTATCATTGATGGCTGCCCACGTTATGCCCTTGTCATACTTCTTGGTTGCGGAAGCAACGTTCTTAGGCGCATCGGTATGTAGTGAGCCATCTGCATAAAGAGAGGAACCATAGGTTTCATAACG
Above is a window of Trichlorobacter lovleyi SZ DNA encoding:
- the mnmE gene encoding tRNA uridine-5-carboxymethylaminomethyl(34) synthesis GTPase MnmE; amino-acid sequence: MYIRDTIAAIATPLGSGGVGIVRVSGPDAEQIGRKLFKGSGTKNGGGFESHRLFYGRLVNPLDDGLIDEGMAVLMRAPRSYTREDVLELHCHGGYYLVRAVLQACISAGARLAEPGEFTRRAFLNGRIDLAQAESVMDLIASRTERSLSLAQSQREGHLSRALAALKAPLVESLALVEAHIDFPEDEVDPAVFEAIETGIATVSAGISRLLATFASGKVLRDGVSVLLLGLPNAGKSSLLNALSGTDRAIVSALPGTTRDLIEETVSLQGLPVKVIDAAGIRAHHADCVEQEGVRRALDKASEADLLLLLVDGTAPLSDELLELATSLAALPYLLVVTKSDLPQLLDLSGLAAPLGVCSVSAKSRAGIDRLAAQIYDHFVQSSAFSSDAAAVISNVRHRDVLVRAQRSLQDFADNQSLGLPPELLALDLRTALAALGEITGETTTDDLLDLIFSSFCIGK
- the yidC gene encoding membrane protein insertase YidC; protein product: MEKRTILAVVLSIGVFYLFSFFYGPEKKPAPAAVSVPVKTENVGAAPAVSVQAAAIAPVVVPKIVSAADVTVETERYTAVFSGVGASLKSLTLKGFRETNKPGAAQVKLLANADPALPSFSTRGVGFALSAQAAYSPNVSSLKLLSGEKKQLVFTYVDAQGFVVRKTYTFDGTGYGIALETQLVNNSAAPIAGAFQYLFTSPFDPPQKDGRYETYGSSLYADGSLHTDAPKNVASATKKYDKGITWAAINDKYFLSALLSVNNSIASVELKKSAAGYLESDISTPAFSVAPGQAVTVAHKLFIGPKEIDILKAQGSSLEQSLDLGWFSAIAKPMLYSLKFFYRYVGNYGIAIIIITVILKIFFFPLTHKSYKSMKEMGKLQPKMAALKEKYKNDKDAMNRAVMELYRDHKVNPLGGCLPMIVQIPVFFALYKALMYSIELRHAPFMFWITDLSDKDPFYVTPVIMGVTMFIQQKMTPSNMDEMQQKIMLGLPVIFTFMFLSFPSGLVLYWLINNILTIGQQAYINKLVKD